The window TTGTGTTTGATTGGACGGATCCAGTTCCTGAATCCTGATCACaaaagtgtaaacaaacaaccCCAAAACTTGTGCAGATGTCAGGATTAAGATGAAACCATCCAACAACAGAACTGTTAATCTGATGttctgctctttatttattttcagataaaCATTGGACCTATCATGGATCTGGACCACACAGGTAAGATCGTCTCTGTTGTTCTGTCAGAACCAAAAAAGTCCACTTGAATAACAACAAACTTTTCGGTTTGTCTAGATTCTCAGAACCTGGTAGTCCTGAGTCAAATGGGCCAATCAATCCAGGGTTAGAGAACCTTTGGCAGTTAACTCTAAAGTTGGTTCTAGTAAAAACAGGTTCAGTCAAACAGATTCggatttaaacaattttattcaaataagttctaattaaaacataaaaacagattctCATAAAACAGGCTTTGCAATAACATGTTCCAAGAAAACAGGTTCCAATGAAAAGTCAAACATGTAATGAAAGGCTGAGAGGTGATCCTGCGATCTTCTATCCACTGTCCTGCTATGCGTGGAAATTTAGGATCTCCTGCAGCTTAAAGGcaggaactccacactctccagttctgAATTGATAAAGCTTCCTGGATAAAAAGAggaatgtcttcaactacagaataagtccagttgctttgatTTGAgactttttggatttgccatgtcctggatgactgataATCTATGCCAGCATAGTCCCAAGAATATGAACGGCATTCATGCGCACAACGCTGCTGGTGGGAGTGTACTcatctgtgtgtgcatgcacgTGTCTGTGCACATTGGGGCAGAACTCTATCGTATGTGatacagagagcagagaggaaatgtAAACGTTCAACCACTTGAAGAGAAATGACATTCTGTGGtgtaaataaagtaattaaCATCTTTTTAGTTTAACAAGGCATAGGCGACTTCTTTAGGAACCTTAAATAATTGCCATTGTGGTCTGGTTCtgtataagaaaataaaattaacttgaCCTTCAAAGGTGGGGGTCCCTAATATGAACGAGCAAACAATGGGAACACATATAAACTCATAACTcatatattgtttgtttttctgaacagaatcaatgaataaaatctgtccgTCCGTCTACAGAGCTGCCATAAAgcttctgtctctgcagagacTCTGCAACAGTAAGGGTCACTTTATCATCATTGAGTTATTCATAGTTTATTATTGAACAGGTTCAGTTAAACCACAGTTTATTAAGTTTATCCTGAACGAATGTATAAGTGAGTGAATTACCAGCATTCTGCGGTCtgctctgattttgttttgtttcagtggatgttgtgtttgttcgACACATCATGGCTGCCTTCCAAGTGGGGGGCGAGACTCATCAGCCTCAGGACATCATGATGAACAGGGATGAAGTCGGCCATGTTCTGAACAGGATGTTTCTCAGAATATCACAGGAAGTAGCAGGATCTGTGACTGCAGGGGATCAAGAGGAGTTGTGCAGTCTGATGTTCAGGCTGTTTGAGCGGTCAGTTTGTTTCAGACTCcagtttaaagtcattttgtaCCTGTTCTGCAGGTGTTGCATGTTTCTGAACATGTGTGCATGTTGTGTGTTTCAGCAGTGAGACTGGTTGTGTATCATCTCGGTCTCTTCAAATGGCTCTAATCGCT is drawn from Kryptolebias marmoratus isolate JLee-2015 unplaced genomic scaffold, ASM164957v2 Scaffold152, whole genome shotgun sequence and contains these coding sequences:
- the LOC112450119 gene encoding dystrotelin-like, with protein sequence MDLDHTESMNKICPSVYRAAIKLLSLQRLCNMDVVFVRHIMAAFQVGGETHQPQDIMMNRDEVGHVLNRMFLRISQEVAGSVTAGDQEELCSLMFRLFERSETGCVSSRSLQMALIALSADNLLGKYRSLVRVSGNTSRSVSRSGLRSMLQDLSQVPAAVQEEGVFGSVEAAVRSCFNEVPTPMVSKEHVLSWLQSEPRLLLWLPTLYRLSASQTISHAVRCHTCKTFPITGL